In Pseudomonas fluorescens, one genomic interval encodes:
- a CDS encoding TIR domain-containing protein encodes MQTYHLFISHSWNYAHAHDNLVRLLGARPDFSFKNFSVPPHNPIMGAQTDKQLEEAIENKIRPCSAVLIMAGMYSTYSKWINKEIEIAKRMGKVIIAIKPFGAERISSVVREAAHAECAWNTNSIIGAIRQHTAV; translated from the coding sequence ATGCAAACCTATCACCTGTTCATCAGCCATTCGTGGAACTACGCCCACGCTCACGACAATCTGGTACGCCTGCTCGGCGCTAGACCGGATTTCAGTTTCAAGAATTTTTCCGTGCCGCCGCACAACCCGATCATGGGCGCGCAGACCGACAAGCAACTCGAAGAAGCCATCGAGAACAAGATTCGCCCGTGCTCGGCGGTGCTGATCATGGCCGGGATGTATTCGACTTACAGCAAGTGGATCAACAAGGAAATCGAGATAGCAAAGCGCATGGGCAAAGTGATCATCGCGATCAAGCCGTTCGGCGCCGAGCGTATTTCCAGCGTCGTGCGTGAGGCGGCGCACGCCGAGTGCGCGTGGAACACCAACAGCATCATTGGTGCGATCCGTCAGCACACGGCGGTGTAA
- the motB gene encoding flagellar motor protein MotB produces MENNQPIIIKRVKRIAGGHHGGAWKIAFADFATAMMAFFLVLWLLSTATPEQKIAIAGYFKDPVGFSESGTPYIIDLGGTPTLAPENTLNPEVKSQPQPDKVTVDTEQVEGMAEQVEKERLELLLQELQNKVDENPQLQKFKDQILFEITPNGLRIQIMDAENRPMFDSGSARLKPYFEDILLAMADTIKAVPNKISISGHTDAKPYTGTGDFGNWELSANRANAARRALVAGSYPDSQVARVVGYASSALFDKENPFNPVNRRIDIVVLTKKAQAAIEGSQGADAAKPAAEGQNGAAPATPVDPNALPADQQPVPAHELRERLNLFDDAAPKPAVPGTAAPAPTAPPAAAPAPAPKQ; encoded by the coding sequence ATGGAAAATAATCAGCCGATAATCATCAAGCGCGTCAAGCGCATAGCCGGTGGGCACCACGGCGGGGCGTGGAAAATCGCCTTCGCCGACTTCGCCACGGCGATGATGGCGTTCTTCCTGGTGTTGTGGCTGCTGTCCACCGCAACGCCTGAGCAAAAGATCGCCATCGCCGGTTACTTCAAGGACCCGGTCGGCTTCTCCGAAAGTGGCACGCCGTACATCATTGATCTGGGCGGCACGCCGACCCTGGCGCCGGAAAACACCCTCAACCCTGAGGTGAAGTCGCAGCCGCAACCGGACAAGGTCACGGTCGACACCGAACAGGTCGAAGGCATGGCCGAGCAGGTCGAGAAAGAACGCCTGGAGCTGTTGCTGCAAGAACTGCAGAACAAGGTCGACGAGAACCCGCAGCTGCAGAAGTTCAAGGATCAGATCCTGTTCGAGATCACCCCGAACGGCTTGCGCATTCAGATCATGGACGCGGAAAACCGGCCGATGTTCGACTCAGGTTCCGCACGCCTGAAGCCGTACTTCGAAGACATCCTGCTGGCCATGGCCGACACCATCAAAGCGGTGCCGAACAAGATCAGCATCAGCGGCCACACCGACGCCAAGCCGTACACCGGCACCGGCGATTTCGGCAACTGGGAACTCTCGGCCAACCGTGCCAACGCCGCGCGGCGTGCGCTGGTGGCAGGCAGCTATCCGGATTCGCAGGTGGCGCGCGTGGTCGGTTACGCCTCGTCGGCGCTGTTCGACAAGGAAAACCCGTTCAACCCGGTCAACCGCCGCATCGACATTGTGGTCCTGACCAAAAAGGCCCAGGCCGCCATCGAAGGTTCGCAAGGTGCCGACGCGGCCAAGCCAGCCGCCGAAGGTCAGAACGGCGCCGCTCCGGCGACGCCGGTCGATCCGAACGCGCTGCCGGCGGATCAGCAACCTGTGCCGGCGCACGAGTTGCGCGAACGCTTGAACCTGTTCGACGACGCCGCACCGAAACCGGCAGTGCCGGGGACTGCGGCGCCAGCGCCAACAGCTCCGCCAGCCGCTGCACCGGCCCCTGCGCCGAAGCAGTGA
- the rhdA gene encoding thiosulfate sulfurtransferase, which translates to MSDFSGLPLVIEPSDLLPRLDASELILVDLTSAARYTEGHLPGARFVDPKRTQLGQPPAPGLLPAKADLEALFGELGHRPDAVYVVYDDEGGGWAGRFIWLLDVIGHDKYHYLDGGLPAWLEAGMPMSIQVPPAVGGPVALTLHDEPTATREYLQSRLGAADLAIWDARGPLEYSGEKVLAAKGGHIPGAVNFEWTAGMDKARQLRIRTDMPQILEDLGITKDKEIITHCQTHHRSGFTYLVAKSLGYPRVKGYAGSWGEWGNHPDTPVEIQGSKDN; encoded by the coding sequence ATGTCTGACTTCTCTGGCTTGCCGCTCGTCATCGAACCGAGCGACCTGCTCCCTCGGCTGGATGCCAGCGAACTGATTCTGGTGGACCTGACCAGTGCCGCCCGCTATACCGAGGGCCATCTGCCCGGCGCACGTTTTGTCGACCCCAAGCGCACCCAGCTCGGCCAGCCGCCGGCGCCGGGGCTGCTGCCGGCCAAAGCGGATCTGGAAGCGTTGTTCGGTGAGTTGGGCCATCGTCCAGACGCGGTCTACGTGGTCTATGACGACGAGGGCGGTGGCTGGGCCGGGCGTTTCATCTGGCTGCTCGACGTGATCGGTCACGACAAATACCACTACCTTGACGGCGGTCTGCCGGCGTGGCTGGAAGCCGGCATGCCGATGTCGATCCAGGTTCCGCCTGCGGTGGGCGGCCCGGTGGCGCTGACCCTGCATGACGAGCCGACGGCAACCCGCGAATACCTGCAAAGCCGTCTCGGCGCCGCCGATCTGGCGATCTGGGACGCACGCGGGCCGCTGGAATATTCCGGTGAGAAAGTGCTGGCCGCCAAGGGTGGACACATCCCCGGCGCGGTGAACTTCGAGTGGACCGCCGGCATGGACAAGGCGCGTCAATTGCGGATTCGCACGGACATGCCGCAGATCCTCGAAGACCTCGGGATCACCAAGGACAAAGAAATCATTACCCACTGCCAGACCCATCACCGGTCGGGCTTCACTTATCTGGTGGCCAAGTCCCTCGGTTATCCGCGGGTCAAGGGCTACGCCGGTTCCTGGGGCGAATGGGGCAACCACCCTGATACGCCTGTCGAGATTCAAGGTTCTAAGGACAACTAA
- the rsgA gene encoding small ribosomal subunit biogenesis GTPase RsgA, with amino-acid sequence MAKRQLNRRQNWRIEKIQGERAARAAKRESSAVEALEGGDLGPEQHGLVIAHFGVQVEVEAVDGEQAGQVFRCHLRANLPALVTGDRVVWRAGNQGIGVIVAQLPRSTELCRPDSRGQLKPVAANVDMIVIVFAPLPEPHANLIDRYLVAAEHAGIRPLLLLNKFDLIDEQSAPALNALLAVYRTLGYPVLEVSAHHGNGMEQLQKQLDGRISVFVGQSGVGKSSLVNSLLPEVETRVGPLSELSGQGTHTTTTARLFHFPGGGELIDSPGIREFGLGHVSRADVEAGFIEFNDLLGTCRFRDCKHDREPGCALLKALEDGRVQQQRMNSYRSIIASLPENGY; translated from the coding sequence ATGGCCAAACGCCAACTCAATCGTCGTCAAAACTGGCGCATCGAAAAGATTCAGGGCGAGCGCGCCGCCCGCGCCGCCAAACGCGAGTCCTCGGCGGTCGAAGCCCTCGAGGGCGGCGACCTCGGCCCCGAGCAACACGGCCTGGTGATCGCCCACTTCGGTGTGCAGGTCGAAGTCGAGGCCGTGGACGGCGAACAAGCCGGCCAGGTTTTCCGTTGCCACTTGCGCGCCAACCTGCCGGCGCTGGTGACCGGTGATCGGGTAGTCTGGCGCGCCGGCAACCAGGGCATCGGGGTGATCGTTGCGCAACTGCCGCGCAGCACCGAACTCTGCCGCCCGGACAGCCGTGGCCAGCTCAAGCCGGTGGCCGCCAACGTCGACATGATCGTCATCGTCTTCGCACCGCTGCCCGAGCCGCATGCCAACCTGATCGACCGCTACCTGGTCGCTGCCGAACACGCCGGCATCCGCCCGTTGCTGTTGCTGAACAAGTTCGACCTGATCGACGAGCAGAGCGCCCCGGCACTCAACGCCCTGCTGGCGGTGTACCGCACGCTGGGTTATCCGGTGCTGGAAGTCTCGGCGCATCACGGCAATGGCATGGAACAGTTGCAGAAGCAGCTCGACGGGCGCATCAGCGTGTTCGTCGGCCAGTCCGGCGTCGGCAAGTCGTCGCTGGTCAACAGCCTGCTGCCGGAAGTCGAAACCCGTGTCGGCCCGTTGTCGGAGCTGTCCGGTCAGGGCACGCACACCACGACCACCGCACGCCTGTTCCACTTCCCGGGCGGCGGCGAGTTGATCGACTCCCCGGGTATCCGTGAGTTCGGCCTGGGCCACGTCAGCCGCGCCGACGTCGAAGCCGGTTTCATCGAGTTCAATGACCTGCTCGGCACCTGCCGCTTCCGCGACTGCAAACACGATCGCGAACCCGGTTGCGCACTGCTCAAGGCCTTGGAAGACGGCCGCGTGCAGCAGCAGCGGATGAACAGCTACCGCTCGATCATCGCCAGCCTGCCGGAAAACGGCTACTAA
- a CDS encoding lectin OAA family protein, which yields MSKYAVANQWGGSSAPWHPGGTWVLGGRDNQQVVAIEIKSGDGGKSFTGTMTYAGEGPIGFKAQRTGQNQYNVENQWGGNDAPWHPGGKWVIGGRDNQNVVALSVTSSDGGKNLSGTNTYANEGPIGFRGQIE from the coding sequence ATGTCTAAATATGCAGTGGCAAATCAATGGGGCGGTAGTTCGGCACCGTGGCATCCGGGTGGAACCTGGGTGCTGGGCGGGCGGGACAACCAGCAAGTCGTCGCCATCGAGATCAAGTCGGGCGATGGTGGCAAAAGCTTCACCGGCACCATGACTTACGCCGGCGAAGGCCCGATTGGCTTCAAGGCGCAGCGCACCGGTCAAAATCAATACAACGTCGAGAACCAGTGGGGTGGCAATGATGCCCCATGGCATCCGGGCGGCAAGTGGGTGATCGGTGGCCGGGACAATCAGAACGTTGTCGCGTTGAGCGTCACTTCCAGCGATGGAGGGAAAAACCTCAGTGGCACCAATACCTACGCCAACGAAGGGCCGATCGGCTTCCGTGGGCAGATAGAGTAA
- a CDS encoding HDOD domain-containing protein codes for MANETNVPHAKPTTLEGWVKLLDGVRLPVPQEAHDKVCRAIRDNRSSLRDIADLMQDSPALALSIIREANRHTHGTMAAPAENLEVAINRLGLARTEELLARLPVEPQMQIPKALRQLQMISQHATQQANGFFASRLARLWQDIHWGSLLFLSPLWPLALTFPELLEEWELRVIHKGESARTVEKQLFGVRLLKIAEALVQVWHLPIWVQQGYKLLLSEQRELVKVLRIARDSEHPLRQQNRLDDDPTLRRWLNQPANTVLLANGLALSAQQAWDSPHSERWQYLTSLYLQISMDEVQQQLHQQAANSARQHAMPDLWHPAVSLLWPWGTHRLPAGMLPAAAPNAEDLTQWRRQCAELLAEPSRFTNAMSLTVAARDALVASGMRRVMILMADRTQSNLRVNQTFGLPKEAAALNFVVSQSKVLQRLLAQQAQVRINPENNAQFSALLPPGLRALFRGEHLFLRSLVNNGRVIMIVVADQGGGPFADISVQAFGKTAQCIEKALHSFSSRGR; via the coding sequence ATGGCTAATGAAACGAACGTCCCACACGCAAAACCGACCACGCTCGAGGGCTGGGTCAAACTGCTCGATGGCGTGCGCCTGCCCGTGCCGCAAGAGGCGCACGACAAGGTTTGCCGGGCGATCCGCGACAACCGCAGCTCGTTGCGCGATATCGCCGACCTGATGCAGGACAGTCCGGCGCTGGCCTTGAGCATCATCCGTGAGGCAAATCGTCACACCCACGGCACCATGGCCGCTCCGGCGGAAAATCTCGAGGTGGCGATCAACCGTCTGGGCCTGGCGCGTACCGAAGAATTGCTCGCACGTCTGCCCGTCGAACCGCAGATGCAGATACCCAAGGCCTTGCGCCAACTGCAGATGATCAGCCAGCACGCGACACAACAGGCCAACGGTTTTTTTGCCAGTCGCCTGGCGCGCCTGTGGCAGGACATTCACTGGGGCAGCCTGTTGTTTCTGTCGCCGTTATGGCCGCTGGCGCTGACGTTTCCCGAATTGCTCGAAGAGTGGGAGCTGCGGGTTATCCACAAGGGCGAATCGGCGCGCACGGTCGAGAAGCAACTGTTTGGCGTGCGCCTGCTGAAGATCGCCGAAGCGCTGGTACAAGTCTGGCACCTGCCGATCTGGGTGCAGCAGGGTTATAAACTGCTGCTCAGCGAACAGCGCGAACTGGTGAAAGTTCTGCGCATCGCCCGCGACAGCGAACATCCGTTGCGCCAGCAGAATCGCCTCGACGACGATCCGACCCTGCGCCGCTGGCTCAACCAGCCGGCCAACACCGTGTTGCTGGCCAACGGCCTGGCGCTGTCGGCACAACAGGCCTGGGACAGTCCGCACAGCGAGCGCTGGCAGTACCTGACCAGCCTTTATCTGCAAATCTCGATGGACGAAGTGCAGCAGCAGTTGCACCAGCAAGCCGCCAACAGTGCGCGCCAGCATGCCATGCCCGATCTGTGGCACCCGGCCGTTTCATTATTATGGCCATGGGGCACCCATCGCTTGCCGGCCGGGATGCTGCCGGCGGCGGCGCCGAATGCCGAGGATCTGACTCAATGGCGCCGGCAATGCGCCGAACTGCTGGCCGAGCCGAGCCGCTTCACCAATGCCATGAGCCTGACCGTCGCCGCCCGTGATGCGCTGGTCGCCAGCGGCATGCGCCGGGTGATGATTCTGATGGCCGACCGCACGCAATCGAATCTGCGAGTGAACCAGACCTTCGGTTTGCCGAAGGAAGCCGCCGCGCTGAACTTTGTCGTCAGTCAGAGCAAAGTCTTGCAGCGCCTGCTCGCACAACAGGCACAGGTGCGGATCAACCCCGAGAACAACGCACAATTTTCCGCATTGTTGCCGCCGGGCCTGCGTGCGCTGTTCCGTGGCGAGCATCTGTTCCTGCGTTCGCTGGTCAATAACGGCCGGGTGATCATGATCGTCGTCGCCGACCAGGGCGGTGGGCCGTTCGCCGACATCAGCGTGCAAGCCTTTGGCAAGACCGCACAGTGCATCGAAAAGGCCCTGCACAGCTTTAGCAGCCGTGGTCGATGA
- a CDS encoding trimeric intracellular cation channel family protein, with amino-acid sequence MLLMLYLIAITAEAMTGALSAGRRGMDWFGVVLIACVTALGGGSVRDVLLGHYPLTWVKHPEYLVLTSAAAMLTVFTARWMRHLRSLFLVLDAVGLVAFTLIGCMTALEMGHGMLVASVSGVITGVFGGILRDIFCNDIPLIFRRELYASVSFAAAWCYMLCLYLNVPSEQAILITLFGGFLLRLLAIRFHWEMPKFVYNDEH; translated from the coding sequence ATGTTGCTGATGCTCTATCTGATCGCCATTACCGCTGAAGCCATGACCGGCGCGCTGTCTGCCGGGCGGCGCGGCATGGACTGGTTCGGGGTGGTGTTGATCGCCTGCGTCACTGCATTGGGCGGCGGTTCGGTGCGCGATGTGTTACTCGGGCATTATCCGCTGACGTGGGTCAAGCACCCGGAATACCTGGTGCTGACTTCGGCCGCCGCGATGCTCACTGTATTCACCGCACGCTGGATGCGTCACCTGCGCTCATTGTTTCTGGTGCTCGATGCGGTCGGTCTGGTGGCGTTCACCCTGATCGGCTGCATGACCGCTCTGGAAATGGGCCACGGCATGCTGGTGGCCTCGGTCAGCGGCGTGATCACCGGGGTATTCGGCGGCATCCTGCGCGACATCTTCTGCAACGACATCCCGCTGATCTTCCGCCGCGAACTGTACGCCAGCGTCTCGTTCGCCGCCGCGTGGTGCTACATGCTCTGCCTGTACCTGAATGTGCCGAGCGAACAGGCGATTCTGATCACTTTGTTCGGCGGTTTTCTGTTGCGGTTGCTGGCCATCCGTTTCCACTGGGAAATGCCCAAGTTCGTCTACAACGACGAGCATTAA
- a CDS encoding toll/interleukin-1 receptor domain-containing protein, with protein MPVFISYRHMDRPQAMAINAQLMQANIKTYLDVLDPESQTTDDITGVITRNITECTHLLAVVSEKTALSWWVPFEIGEATISNRRICSFRTGPAKLPEYLDKWPKLSTASDLNFFIDAYREEVSSKRSMTLDSSNESFSGTYKRNADLFHEQLKNRIRRGF; from the coding sequence ATGCCCGTATTCATCAGCTACCGCCACATGGATCGCCCGCAGGCCATGGCGATCAATGCGCAATTGATGCAGGCCAATATCAAAACCTACCTCGACGTGCTCGACCCAGAATCGCAGACCACCGATGACATCACCGGGGTGATCACCCGCAACATCACCGAATGCACGCACCTGCTGGCGGTGGTTTCAGAGAAAACCGCTCTGTCGTGGTGGGTGCCGTTCGAAATCGGCGAAGCGACGATCAGCAACCGCCGGATCTGCTCGTTCCGCACCGGGCCGGCAAAGCTGCCGGAGTATCTGGACAAGTGGCCGAAGCTGAGCACGGCCAGTGATCTGAATTTCTTCATCGATGCCTATCGTGAAGAAGTATCGAGCAAGCGCTCGATGACGCTGGATTCGAGCAACGAATCCTTCAGCGGCACCTATAAGCGCAACGCCGATCTTTTCCATGAACAACTGAAGAACCGGATTCGGCGCGGTTTCTGA
- the orn gene encoding oligoribonuclease, giving the protein MQNPQNLIWIDLEMTGLDPENDVIIEMATIVTDSDLNTLAEGPVIAIHHSDEVLARMDEWNTRTHGNSGLTQRVRDSRISMAEAEAETIAFLEKWVPKGKSPICGNSICQDRRFLYTHMKALESYFHYRNLDVSTLKELAARWAPDVRDSFKKGSTHLALDDIRESIAELQHYRKHFIKF; this is encoded by the coding sequence ATGCAAAACCCGCAGAACCTGATCTGGATCGACCTGGAAATGACCGGTCTGGATCCGGAAAACGACGTCATCATCGAAATGGCCACCATCGTCACCGACAGTGACCTGAACACCCTGGCCGAAGGCCCGGTGATCGCCATTCACCACAGTGACGAAGTGCTCGCCCGCATGGACGAGTGGAACACCCGCACCCACGGCAACTCGGGCCTGACCCAGCGCGTGCGTGACAGCCGTATCAGCATGGCCGAGGCCGAGGCCGAAACCATCGCTTTCCTCGAGAAATGGGTACCGAAGGGCAAGTCGCCGATCTGCGGCAACAGCATCTGCCAGGATCGTCGCTTCCTTTATACCCACATGAAGGCACTGGAAAGCTACTTTCACTACCGCAACCTCGACGTGTCGACACTCAAAGAGCTGGCCGCACGCTGGGCACCGGACGTGCGCGACAGCTTCAAGAAGGGCAGCACTCACCTGGCGCTGGACGACATCCGCGAGTCGATCGCCGAGCTGCAACACTACCGCAAGCATTTCATCAAGTTCTGA
- the asd gene encoding archaetidylserine decarboxylase (Phosphatidylserine decarboxylase is synthesized as a single chain precursor. Generation of the pyruvoyl active site from a Ser is coupled to cleavage of a Gly-Ser bond between the larger (beta) and smaller (alpha chains). It is an integral membrane protein.), with protein sequence MKERLFILSQYLLPHHLLSRLAGCVAECRVRWFKNAFTQWFAKRYQVDMSQALVEDLTAYEHFNAFFTRALKDGARPLDQTPGAILSPADGAVSQLGPIEHGRVFQAKGHSFSVLELLGGDTANAAPFMGGDFATIYLSPKDYHRVHMPLAGTLREMVYIPGRIFSVNQTTAENVPELFARNERVACIFDTERGPMAVVLVGAMIVASIETVWAGLVTPPKRELKTFRYDEAARAPIHLEKGAELGRFKLGSTAIVLFGPDQVKWAEELVAGSPVQMGQALALPTA encoded by the coding sequence ATGAAAGAGCGTCTGTTTATCCTCAGTCAGTACCTGCTGCCTCATCACCTGCTGTCGCGCCTGGCCGGCTGCGTCGCCGAGTGCCGCGTGCGCTGGTTCAAGAATGCCTTCACCCAGTGGTTCGCCAAGCGTTATCAGGTGGACATGTCGCAAGCACTGGTCGAAGACCTGACCGCCTACGAGCACTTCAACGCGTTCTTCACCCGTGCCCTGAAAGACGGCGCGCGGCCACTGGACCAGACTCCGGGCGCGATCCTCAGCCCGGCCGACGGTGCGGTCAGCCAGCTCGGCCCGATCGAACACGGTCGGGTGTTCCAGGCCAAGGGCCACAGCTTCAGCGTGCTGGAACTGCTGGGGGGTGACACGGCGAATGCCGCGCCGTTCATGGGCGGCGACTTCGCCACCATTTACCTGTCGCCGAAGGATTACCACCGCGTGCACATGCCGCTGGCCGGCACCCTGCGCGAGATGGTCTACATCCCGGGCCGGATCTTCTCGGTCAACCAGACCACTGCGGAAAACGTTCCGGAGCTGTTCGCCCGCAACGAGCGTGTAGCATGCATTTTCGACACCGAACGCGGGCCGATGGCCGTGGTGCTGGTCGGCGCGATGATCGTCGCTTCGATCGAAACCGTGTGGGCCGGTCTGGTCACCCCACCGAAGCGCGAACTGAAAACCTTCCGCTACGACGAAGCCGCCCGTGCGCCGATTCATCTGGAAAAAGGTGCGGAACTGGGGCGCTTCAAACTGGGTTCGACGGCGATCGTGCTGTTTGGCCCGGATCAAGTGAAATGGGCTGAAGAACTGGTGGCGGGTTCGCCAGTGCAAATGGGCCAGGCCCTGGCCCTGCCGACGGCCTGA
- a CDS encoding caspase family protein codes for MRKGLFIGINHYDHVSPLSGCNNDAMAMASVLERHANGRPNFSSKVLTSAEEKLTLSHMKQQIQSLFSGDCDVALLYFAGHGQFDTSIDEGLLIPQDYQPGGDGIRISDILEWADKAPHIKNKIIILDCCQAGAAGAMRNLRGGSSVIGEGVTILTACKKEQYALESRGHGVFTDLLLQALHGGAANVLGKVTPGSVYSFVDNALGAWEQRPVFKTNVSQFVPLREVAPLIAEETLRKLKDWFPEPSFVFRLDPSYEPTEALFDPEHGDIFKQLQMCNRHSLIEPVDAEHMYYAALHSTGCRLTALGAYYRELALKGHF; via the coding sequence ATGCGCAAGGGATTGTTTATCGGCATCAACCACTACGACCACGTCTCGCCCTTGAGCGGCTGTAACAACGACGCCATGGCCATGGCGTCGGTGCTGGAGCGTCATGCCAACGGGCGACCGAACTTCAGCAGCAAAGTGCTGACTTCAGCCGAAGAAAAACTCACGCTCAGCCACATGAAACAGCAGATCCAGAGCCTGTTTTCAGGCGACTGTGACGTGGCACTGCTGTACTTCGCCGGCCATGGGCAGTTCGACACCAGCATCGACGAAGGACTCCTGATTCCCCAGGACTATCAGCCTGGCGGAGACGGGATCCGCATCAGCGACATTCTGGAGTGGGCGGACAAGGCCCCGCACATCAAGAACAAAATCATCATTCTCGATTGCTGCCAGGCCGGCGCAGCAGGCGCCATGCGCAATCTGCGTGGCGGCAGCAGTGTGATCGGCGAAGGCGTGACCATTCTTACGGCCTGCAAAAAAGAACAGTACGCCCTGGAAAGTCGCGGTCATGGCGTATTCACGGATCTGTTGCTGCAAGCGCTGCACGGTGGCGCTGCCAACGTACTCGGCAAGGTCACCCCCGGTAGCGTTTACTCATTTGTCGACAATGCGCTGGGCGCCTGGGAACAGCGTCCGGTATTCAAGACCAATGTCTCGCAGTTCGTACCGCTGCGCGAGGTCGCGCCGCTGATTGCCGAGGAAACCCTGCGCAAACTCAAGGACTGGTTCCCGGAGCCGAGCTTCGTTTTCAGACTCGATCCCAGCTACGAGCCCACCGAAGCACTGTTCGACCCCGAGCACGGCGACATTTTCAAGCAACTGCAAATGTGCAACCGCCACAGCCTGATCGAACCGGTGGATGCCGAGCACATGTACTACGCCGCGCTCCACTCCACGGGCTGCCGCCTCACGGCGCTCGGCGCCTATTACCGTGAACTCGCCCTCAAAGGACACTTCTGA
- the motA gene encoding flagellar motor stator protein MotA: MAKIIGIIVVFASVLGGYVLSHGKIAALIQPFEVMIIGGAALGAFLQANPGYMTMHVLKKSLSMFSSRFSHTFYLEVLGLIYEILNKSRREGMMAIEGDIEDAAASPIFAKYPAVLKDERMTAFICDYLRIMSSGNMAPHELEGLFDMELYSLKEDLEHPSHAVNGIADAMPGFGIVAAVLGIVVTMASLGEGDQKSIGLHVGAALVGTFFGILAAYGFFGPLAHSLAHDAKEELNVYEAIKASLVASASGMPPSLAVEFGRKVLYPAHRPSFAELEQAVRGR; this comes from the coding sequence ATGGCTAAAATTATCGGCATCATCGTCGTATTCGCGAGCGTGCTCGGCGGATACGTGCTCTCCCACGGCAAAATTGCCGCCCTGATCCAGCCCTTCGAGGTGATGATCATCGGTGGTGCGGCCCTCGGTGCATTCCTCCAGGCCAACCCCGGTTACATGACGATGCACGTGCTCAAGAAATCCCTGAGCATGTTCAGTTCGCGCTTCAGCCACACGTTCTATCTGGAAGTGCTCGGCCTGATTTACGAGATCCTCAACAAGAGCCGCCGCGAAGGCATGATGGCCATCGAAGGCGACATCGAAGACGCTGCCGCGAGCCCGATCTTCGCCAAGTACCCGGCCGTGCTCAAAGACGAACGCATGACCGCGTTCATCTGCGACTACCTGCGCATCATGTCCTCCGGCAACATGGCTCCGCATGAGCTGGAAGGCCTGTTCGACATGGAACTCTACAGCCTCAAGGAAGACCTCGAGCACCCGTCCCATGCGGTGAACGGCATCGCCGACGCCATGCCCGGTTTCGGTATCGTCGCGGCGGTACTGGGTATCGTGGTGACCATGGCGTCGCTGGGTGAAGGCGATCAGAAATCCATCGGTCTGCACGTGGGTGCGGCACTGGTCGGTACCTTCTTCGGTATTCTCGCGGCCTACGGCTTCTTCGGGCCGTTGGCGCATTCCCTGGCGCACGATGCCAAGGAAGAACTGAACGTCTACGAAGCCATCAAGGCCTCGCTGGTGGCGTCGGCTTCCGGCATGCCGCCATCGCTGGCCGTGGAGTTCGGGCGCAAGGTTCTGTACCCGGCGCACCGTCCAAGCTTTGCCGAGCTGGAACAAGCCGTTCGCGGTCGCTAA